In one Pseudoliparis swirei isolate HS2019 ecotype Mariana Trench chromosome 23, NWPU_hadal_v1, whole genome shotgun sequence genomic region, the following are encoded:
- the LOC130188662 gene encoding heat shock 70 kDa protein 1-like produces the protein MSAAKGVAIGIDLGTTYSCVGVFQHGKVEIIANDQGNRTTPSYVAFTDTERLIGDAAKNQVALNPSNTVFDAKRLIGRKIDDQVVQTDMKHWPFEVVGDGGKPKIQVEHKGEAKTFSPEEISFMVLVKMKEIAEAYLGQKVSNAVVTVPVYFNDSQRQATKDSGVIAGLNVLRIITEPTAAAIAYGLDKGKSGERNVLIFDLGGGTFDVSVLTIEDGIFEVRATAGDTHLGGEDFDNCVVDHFVEEFKRKHKKDIGQNKRALRRLRTACERAKRTLSSSSQASVEIDSLFEGADFYTSVTRARFEELCSDLFRGTLEPLEKALRDAKMDKAQIHKVVLVGGSTHIPKIQKLLQDFFNGKELNKSINPDEE, from the coding sequence ATGTCGGCAGCTAAAGGCGTCGCCATCGGCATCGACCTGGGCACCACCTACTCCTGCGTGGGCGTCTTCCAGCACGGAAAAGTGGAAATCATCGCCAACGACCAGGGCAACCGGACCACGCCCAGCTACGTGGCGTTCACCGACACCGAGAGGCTCATCGGGGACGCGGCCAAGAACCAGGTGGCCTTAAACCCCAGCAACACCGTGTTCGATGCCAAGAGGCTGATTGGCAGAAAGATCGACGACCAGGTGGTGCAGACCGACATGAAGCACTGGCCCTTCGAGGTGGTGGGAGACGGAGGGAAGCCCAAGATTCAGGTGGAGCACAAGGGGGAGGCCAAGACCTTCTCCCCGGAGGAGATCTCCTTCATGGTCCtggtgaagatgaaggagaTCGCCGAGGCCTACCTAGGCCAAAAGGTGTCCAACGCCGTCGTCACGGTGCCGGTGTACTTCAACGACTCCCAGAGACAGGCCACCAAAGACTCCGGCGTCATCGCGGGACTGAACGTCCTGAGGATCATCACCGAGCCGACGGCGGCCGCCATCGCGTATGGGCTGGACAAAGGCAAGTCGGGGGAACGCAACGTCCTGATCTTCGACCTGGGCGGCGGCACCTTCGACGTGTCCGTCCTGACCATCGAAGATGGGATCTTTGAAGTCCGAGCCACGGCCGGAGACACTCACCTGGGCGGAGAGGACTTCGACAACTGCGTGGTGGACCACTTCGTGGAGGAGTTCAAGAGGAAGCACAAGAAGGACATCGGCCAGAACAAGAGGGCCTTGCGGAGGCTGCGCACCGCTTGCGAGCGGGCCAAGAGGACGCTGTCCTCCAGCTCGCAGGCCAGCGTCGAGATCGACTCTCTGTTCGAGGGCGCTGACTTCTACACCTCCGTCACCAGAGCTCGCTTCGAGGAGCTGTGCTCCGACCTGTTCAGGGGAACGCTGGAGCCCTTGGAGAAAGCCCTGAGGGACGCCAAGATGGACAAGGCGCAGATCCACAAAGTGGTCCTGGTCGGCGGCTCCACCCACATCCCCAAGATCCAGAAGCTCCTGCAGGATTTCTTCAACGGCAAGGAGCTGAACAAGAGCATCAACCCCGACGAGGAGTAA
- the LOC130188664 gene encoding serine protease 27-like, whose protein sequence is MKLLLCAALLLLTGSHAQLNVCGRAPLNSRIVGGESASGGAWPWQASLHRSNRHFCGGSLINSQWVLTAAHCFTSLSTSGLVVYLGREYQNLFNIREESRFVSQIVRHAGYDSQTSDNDIALLRLSAPLGFTDYILPVCLAAEDSEFVAGTSCFVTGWGTVGENVPLPFPQNLQQVQVPIVSNSQCRNTYPLLTNNMVCAGLDEGQKDSCQGDSGGPLVSKNSSLWVQAGVVSFGIGCARPETPGVYTRVSRYQTWINTRVSSDLPGFVDFVGNGSTSRGVPLSVPLVLALLLVLLSLFVLS, encoded by the exons ATGAAGCTGCTGCTCTGCGCCGCGCTGCTGCTGCTAACAG GAAGCCACGCCCAGTTAAATG TCTGCGGTCGCGCGCCGCTCAACAGCCGCATCGTTGGCGGTGAGAGCGCGTCCGGGGGCGCGTGGCCGTGGCAGGCCAGCCTGCACAGGAGCAACAGACACTTCTGTGGAGGCTCGCTCATCAACAGCCAGTGGGTCCTGACCGCGGCCCACTGCTTCACCAG CCTCAGCACTTCCGGTCTCGTGGTGTACCTCGGGCGGGAGTACCAGAACCTGTTCAACATCCGAGAGGAGTCGCGCTTCGTGTCGCAGATCGTGCGCCACGCGGGCTACGACAGCCAGACCAGCGACAACGACATCGCGCTGCTGCGGCTGTCCGCGCCGCTCGGCTTCACGGACTACATCCTGCCGGTGTGCCTGGCGGCGGAGGACAGCGAGTTCGTGGCCGGGACTTCCTGCTTCGTCACCGGATGGGGAACCGTCGGCGAGAACG TTCCCCTCCCGTTCCCTCAGAACCTGCAGCAGGTTCAAGTCCCCATCGTCTCCAACTCTCAGTGTCGCAACACGTACCCGTTACTCACCAACAACATGGTCTGTGCCGGTCTGGACGAGGGCCAGAAGGACTCCTGCCAG GGGGACTCCGGCGGCCCCCTGGTGAGTAAAAACAGCTCCTTGTGGGTCCAGGCCGGCGTGGTGAGCTTCGGGATCGGATGCGCGAGGCCCGAGACCCCCGGGGTCTACACCCGGGTGTCCCGGTACCAGACCTGGATCAACACCCGGGTCTCCAGCGACCTGCCCGGCTTCGTGGACTTCGTGGGCAACGGGTCCACGTCTAGGGGGGTCCCCCTGTCGGTGCCCCTGGTGCTGGCcctgctgctggtcctcctgtCCCTGTTCGTGCTCTCGTAG